In one window of Streptomyces sp. NBC_01224 DNA:
- a CDS encoding flotillin family protein, with product MDAITLGFGVLVAVVLLIAVALLLVISRLFRKVEQGKALIISKTKKVDVTFTGAVVLPVLHKAEYMDISVKTIEIRRTGREGLICQDNIRADIHINFFVRVNKTVEDVIKVAQSIGTERASDKVAIQEFFAAKFAEALKTVGKQLDFVDLYTKREEFRDRIIRVIGTDLNGYHLDDAAIDFLEQTPMTQLDGANILDAQGIRKITELTAIEHVRTNEYQRTEQKEITRQNVDARETILELERRQAEAEIKQRREVETLRAREEAATARVQEEERLGAQTAFIRTEEQLGIQRENQAREIAVAQKNRERVIAVENERIEKDRLIEVIGRERQTELNRIAATKEVEAERREVADVIRERIAVDRTVAEQEESIKTLRAVEESERTRRSVIIAAEAEAQEKLVKDIKAAEAAEAAATHLAAEQLTLAEARLKTADLDAQAKLRLAEGIQAESAAPGLAEIQVREAEADVIEKAGLAEAEATSARLKAEAEGSRLKALAAAEGTQAQATADAAMIGEKLKAEAAGLTEKAAAMAALDDASRGHEEYRLRLAAEKEIRLAGLDVQRQVAEAQATVLATGLENADIDIVGGDSVFFDRLVSSISMGKSFDGFIENSDTAKALAGPWLNGTSSFTDDLTRVLGSVSTGDVQNLTVSALLMRMMRAPGAGVAPGQVQQLLAAAKELGLADVPVSAVAGASDVPASRNGSPVA from the coding sequence ATGGATGCCATCACCCTGGGCTTCGGTGTGCTCGTAGCCGTTGTCCTGCTCATCGCCGTCGCCCTGCTTCTCGTCATCAGCCGGCTCTTCCGCAAGGTGGAACAGGGCAAGGCCCTGATCATCTCCAAGACCAAGAAGGTCGATGTCACCTTCACCGGGGCCGTCGTCCTGCCGGTGCTGCACAAGGCCGAGTACATGGACATCTCGGTGAAGACCATCGAGATCCGGCGCACCGGGCGCGAGGGCCTGATCTGCCAGGACAACATCCGCGCCGACATCCACATCAATTTCTTCGTACGTGTCAACAAGACCGTCGAGGACGTCATCAAGGTCGCCCAGTCCATCGGTACGGAGCGGGCCAGCGACAAGGTCGCGATCCAGGAGTTCTTCGCCGCGAAGTTCGCCGAGGCGCTCAAGACCGTGGGCAAGCAGCTGGACTTCGTCGATCTGTACACCAAGCGCGAGGAGTTCCGGGACCGGATCATCCGGGTCATCGGTACGGACCTGAACGGCTACCACCTCGACGACGCCGCGATCGACTTCCTTGAGCAGACGCCCATGACGCAGCTCGACGGCGCCAACATCCTCGACGCACAGGGCATCCGCAAGATCACCGAGCTGACGGCGATCGAGCACGTACGCACCAACGAGTACCAGCGCACCGAGCAGAAGGAGATCACCCGGCAGAACGTCGACGCCCGCGAGACCATTCTGGAGCTGGAGCGCCGGCAGGCCGAGGCCGAGATCAAGCAGCGCCGCGAGGTCGAGACGCTGCGGGCCCGCGAGGAGGCCGCGACCGCCCGGGTCCAGGAGGAGGAACGGCTCGGCGCCCAGACCGCGTTCATCCGTACCGAGGAGCAGCTCGGCATCCAGCGCGAGAACCAGGCCCGGGAGATCGCCGTCGCGCAGAAGAACCGTGAGCGTGTCATCGCCGTGGAGAACGAGCGCATCGAGAAGGACCGGCTGATCGAGGTCATCGGGCGCGAGCGGCAGACCGAACTCAACCGGATCGCCGCGACGAAGGAGGTCGAGGCCGAGCGCCGCGAGGTCGCCGATGTGATCCGGGAGCGGATCGCCGTGGACCGTACGGTCGCCGAGCAGGAGGAGTCCATCAAGACGCTGCGGGCCGTCGAGGAGTCGGAGCGCACCCGGAGGTCGGTCATCATCGCCGCCGAGGCGGAGGCCCAGGAGAAGCTGGTCAAGGACATCAAGGCCGCGGAGGCCGCAGAGGCGGCGGCCACCCACCTGGCCGCCGAGCAGCTGACGCTCGCCGAGGCCCGGCTGAAGACCGCGGACCTGGACGCCCAGGCGAAGCTGCGGCTGGCCGAGGGCATCCAGGCGGAGTCCGCGGCGCCCGGACTCGCCGAGATTCAGGTACGCGAAGCGGAGGCCGACGTCATCGAGAAGGCCGGTCTCGCCGAGGCCGAGGCAACGTCCGCCCGCCTCAAGGCCGAGGCGGAGGGGTCCAGGCTCAAGGCGCTCGCGGCAGCGGAGGGTACGCAGGCCCAGGCGACGGCCGACGCGGCGATGATCGGCGAGAAGCTGAAGGCCGAGGCGGCGGGGCTCACCGAGAAGGCGGCCGCGATGGCGGCGCTGGACGACGCGTCGCGCGGGCACGAGGAGTACCGGCTGCGGCTCGCCGCGGAGAAGGAGATCCGGCTGGCCGGGCTCGATGTGCAGCGGCAGGTCGCCGAGGCGCAGGCGACGGTACTGGCGACGGGTCTGGAGAACGCCGACATCGACATCGTCGGCGGGGATTCGGTCTTCTTCGACCGGCTCGTCTCGTCCATCTCGATGGGCAAGAGCTTCGACGGATTCATCGAGAACTCGGACACGGCGAAGGCGCTTGCGGGGCCGTGGCTGAACGGCACGTCGTCGTTCACGGACGATCTGACGCGGGTGCTGGGGTCGGTGTCGACGGGGGATGTGCAGAACCTGACGGTATCGGCGCTGCTGATGCGGATGATGCGCGCGCCGGGGGCGGGGGTTGCGCCGGGGCAGGTGCAGCAGCTGCTGGCTGCGGCAAAGGAGTTGGGTCTCGCGGATGTGCCGGTGTCGGCGGTGGCGGGGGCGTCCGACGTACCCGCATCGCGGAACGGGTCGCCGGTCGCATAG
- a CDS encoding PucR family transcriptional regulator, translating into MPEPEIPDEYLGDYARILADVAATGRRLTRDELDTRRLLGREAAEAGFQLRALVGLHLAATRTAWPRAAFADEASTDSVLAAIEQAVDAFAEGFERAQRLTVRREEAARREFIDDLLYGRSDLGRLAERATRFGLRLSRAHAVAVATGPEAYTETDSVPRTVEAALLTRFSGRKILITTKDGRLVCIAPGSQPDVLRYFAKQSHAATDGGRVAVGRPHRGPGGVVQSYDEALDALDLAERMNLDDPVLYAADLLVYPVLTRDRQAMADLVRSQLGPLQQARGGAEPLLKTLTVYFDAGCVSAETARRLSLSVRALTYRLERIHQLTGSDPSDPMHRYTLQTAVIGARLLDWPAKEV; encoded by the coding sequence GTGCCGGAGCCGGAGATTCCCGACGAGTATCTGGGGGACTACGCCCGCATTCTGGCCGATGTGGCCGCCACCGGCCGCCGGCTGACCCGGGACGAGCTGGACACCCGCCGGCTCCTGGGCCGGGAGGCGGCCGAGGCCGGATTCCAGCTGCGCGCCCTGGTCGGCCTCCATCTCGCGGCGACCCGCACCGCCTGGCCGCGAGCCGCCTTTGCCGATGAAGCGTCCACCGACTCCGTCCTGGCCGCGATCGAGCAGGCCGTCGACGCCTTCGCCGAGGGCTTCGAGCGGGCCCAGCGGCTCACCGTCCGGCGCGAGGAGGCGGCGCGCCGCGAGTTCATCGACGATCTGCTGTACGGGCGCAGCGATCTGGGCAGGCTCGCCGAGCGGGCCACCCGGTTCGGGCTGCGCCTCTCGCGCGCCCACGCGGTCGCGGTGGCGACGGGCCCGGAGGCGTACACGGAGACCGACTCCGTGCCGCGCACGGTCGAGGCGGCGCTGCTCACGCGCTTCAGCGGCCGGAAGATCCTGATCACGACGAAGGACGGTCGGCTGGTCTGTATCGCCCCCGGCAGCCAGCCCGATGTCCTGCGGTATTTCGCCAAGCAGTCGCACGCGGCGACGGACGGCGGCCGGGTCGCCGTCGGCCGCCCGCACCGGGGCCCCGGGGGCGTCGTCCAGTCGTACGACGAGGCGCTCGACGCACTCGATCTCGCGGAACGGATGAATCTGGACGATCCGGTGCTGTACGCCGCCGACCTGCTGGTCTATCCGGTGCTGACCCGGGACCGGCAGGCGATGGCCGATCTGGTGCGCAGTCAGCTGGGCCCCCTTCAGCAGGCGCGCGGCGGCGCCGAACCCCTCCTGAAGACGCTCACCGTCTACTTCGACGCGGGCTGTGTGTCCGCCGAGACGGCCCGTCGGCTGTCGCTGAGCGTGCGGGCGCTCACGTACCGGCTGGAGCGGATCCATCAGCTGACCGGTTCCGATCCGTCCGACCCGATGCACCGCTACACCCTGCAGACGGCAGTCATCGGCGCCCGGCTGCTGGACTGGCCGGCCAAGGAGGTGTGA
- a CDS encoding SAV_915 family protein, producing the protein MSDRSGTDDPEPLEPGPAGPLFVPVRPGPAGCPTGWTARFFCTPLGDRTAVGFTSSHRLAATLGDGQPWIRLSEPALRALGVPLGVTALTIDPQLTAQAPGRADTPVAGARRRSPYPRSGPTPATRCGR; encoded by the coding sequence ATGTCCGACCGCAGCGGAACGGACGACCCCGAACCTCTTGAACCCGGCCCGGCCGGACCGCTCTTCGTCCCCGTCCGGCCGGGACCCGCCGGTTGCCCCACCGGATGGACGGCACGGTTCTTCTGTACGCCGCTGGGCGACCGCACAGCCGTCGGTTTCACCTCCTCGCACCGGCTCGCCGCCACCCTGGGCGACGGTCAGCCCTGGATCAGGCTCTCCGAACCGGCTCTGCGCGCGCTCGGCGTGCCGCTCGGTGTCACCGCCCTCACCATCGATCCCCAACTGACCGCGCAGGCCCCCGGACGGGCCGACACCCCTGTGGCCGGGGCCCGTCGGCGCAGCCCGTATCCGAGGTCCGGGCCCACCCCCGCAACCCGGTGCGGGCGTTGA
- a CDS encoding tellurite resistance TerB family protein, translating into MALWDRIKESASSMQSQLEAKKNDLKSGAFRDASMAMCALVAAADGSIDPSERQRVASLIASNEVLQNFPADDLQRRFNDYVNKLTADFAFGKVSVLQEIGKAKKKPAEARAVIQIGIVIGGADGDFDKSEQAVVREACFALDLPPHEFDL; encoded by the coding sequence ATGGCACTGTGGGATCGGATCAAGGAATCCGCTTCGTCGATGCAGTCGCAGCTGGAAGCGAAGAAGAACGACCTGAAGAGCGGCGCGTTCCGTGACGCGAGCATGGCCATGTGCGCCCTGGTCGCGGCGGCCGACGGTTCCATCGACCCGTCCGAGCGCCAGCGTGTCGCCTCGCTGATCGCCTCCAACGAGGTTCTGCAGAACTTCCCGGCGGACGATCTGCAGCGCCGCTTCAACGACTACGTGAACAAGCTCACCGCCGACTTCGCCTTTGGCAAGGTCAGCGTGCTCCAGGAGATCGGCAAGGCGAAGAAGAAGCCTGCCGAGGCGCGCGCCGTCATCCAGATCGGCATCGTCATCGGCGGCGCCGACGGCGACTTCGACAAGTCGGAGCAGGCCGTCGTCCGGGAGGCGTGCTTCGCGCTCGACCTCCCGCCGCACGAGTTCGACCTCTGA
- a CDS encoding BlaI/MecI/CopY family transcriptional regulator encodes MDSARPGHHPDNEPPHEEVPDAVSPDPVRPDSRRLRRRGQGELEAQVLAVLHSANGPATAGWVQEHLDGDLAYTTVITILSRLYAKNAVTRSREGRSYTWTSASDEAGLAALRMRRVLDGERDRDAVLAHFISALSPGDEERLRALLARAAAPDDPDAPLGTEGR; translated from the coding sequence ATGGACTCGGCCAGGCCCGGCCACCACCCGGACAACGAGCCGCCCCACGAGGAAGTGCCCGACGCCGTGAGCCCCGATCCTGTACGCCCCGACAGCCGGCGGCTCCGCAGGCGCGGGCAGGGCGAACTGGAGGCCCAGGTCCTCGCCGTACTGCACTCGGCGAACGGCCCGGCGACGGCCGGCTGGGTGCAGGAACATCTCGACGGCGACCTCGCGTACACCACCGTCATCACGATCCTCTCCCGCCTCTACGCGAAGAACGCCGTGACCAGGTCCCGCGAGGGCCGCTCCTACACCTGGACGTCCGCCTCCGACGAGGCCGGTCTCGCGGCCCTGCGGATGCGCCGTGTACTTGACGGCGAGCGGGACCGGGACGCCGTGCTCGCCCACTTCATCTCGGCCCTGTCCCCCGGTGACGAGGAACGGCTGCGCGCGCTCCTGGCCCGCGCGGCTGCCCCGGACGACCCGGATGCCCCCCTTGGCACGGAAGGCCGATAA
- a CDS encoding M56 family metallopeptidase, which translates to MGVFVYLPLVLPLTALPIARLAEQHLHPRSATRLLAVVGTLLALCSTLCLGLLVVVGTAQLPGNPLPDSWSDPQVRDAVPYEVNAGIVAIGVLAALIGACGWTVYRHVRLRIRAGRALSAAPSVISDDVAVLPDPEPYAYALPGNPGRVVVSTAMTRCLDARERRALIAHERAHLAARHHRYLLAAQLAARANPFLLPLRTAVAFSTERWADEEAARAVGDRRVVAVAVGKAALFSHRAPDASVGFAAFASSASAAGPVPRRVAALLAPVPQARLWPPSSAHAALVALVATTGTVVSALSSLNAAVTLVRILHAATPL; encoded by the coding sequence ATGGGTGTCTTCGTCTATCTGCCGCTCGTGCTGCCGCTGACCGCACTGCCGATCGCGCGCCTCGCCGAACAGCATCTGCACCCCCGCAGCGCGACCAGGCTGCTCGCCGTCGTCGGCACGTTGCTCGCTCTGTGCAGCACGCTGTGCCTGGGCCTGCTGGTGGTGGTCGGTACGGCCCAGCTCCCGGGCAATCCACTGCCGGACAGCTGGTCGGACCCCCAGGTGCGGGACGCGGTGCCGTACGAGGTGAACGCGGGCATCGTCGCGATCGGCGTGCTGGCGGCGCTGATCGGGGCGTGCGGGTGGACGGTGTACCGCCATGTGCGGCTGCGTATCCGTGCCGGCCGCGCCCTGTCCGCCGCGCCTTCCGTCATCTCGGACGATGTCGCCGTGCTCCCGGACCCGGAGCCGTACGCCTATGCGCTGCCCGGCAATCCGGGCCGGGTCGTCGTCTCGACCGCGATGACCCGGTGTCTGGACGCCCGTGAACGCCGGGCCCTGATCGCCCATGAGCGGGCCCATCTGGCCGCCCGGCACCACCGCTATCTGCTGGCCGCCCAACTCGCGGCGCGCGCCAACCCGTTCCTGCTGCCCTTGCGCACGGCGGTGGCGTTCAGCACCGAACGATGGGCGGACGAGGAGGCCGCACGTGCGGTCGGCGACCGGCGGGTGGTGGCGGTCGCGGTCGGCAAGGCGGCGCTCTTCTCACACCGGGCCCCGGACGCCTCGGTAGGCTTCGCCGCCTTCGCGAGCTCCGCTTCGGCGGCGGGCCCCGTACCGCGCCGGGTGGCGGCGCTGCTCGCCCCGGTTCCGCAGGCCCGGCTGTGGCCCCCGTCGTCCGCCCATGCCGCCCTGGTGGCACTCGTCGCGACGACGGGCACGGTGGTCTCGGCGCTTTCGTCGCTCAACGCGGCGGTGACGCTGGTGCGGATCCTGCACGCGGCGACCCCGCTATGA
- a CDS encoding MarR family winged helix-turn-helix transcriptional regulator, translating into MAAHEQTREDRPPDRGGDDDVDEVTRAVLTASRLLVAVSARSLAAVEDRVTLPQFRLLVVLSTNRNAKLVTLAERLGVNPSTAMRMLDRLIAAGLAEREVNPANRRETVLRVTSEGRRLVEDVTAGRRREIAAIVERLAPEQRTALIDALSAFAVAGGEPSVPGDGSDGYPLGWTSDLPVHHDV; encoded by the coding sequence ATGGCCGCGCACGAACAGACACGTGAGGACCGACCCCCGGACCGGGGCGGGGACGATGACGTCGACGAGGTGACGCGCGCCGTACTGACGGCTTCCAGGCTGCTCGTCGCCGTCTCCGCGCGTTCACTCGCGGCGGTGGAGGACAGGGTGACGCTGCCCCAGTTCCGGCTCCTTGTCGTGCTGTCCACGAACAGGAACGCCAAGCTGGTGACGCTTGCCGAACGGCTCGGGGTGAACCCGTCGACCGCGATGCGCATGCTGGACCGGTTGATCGCCGCCGGTCTCGCGGAACGGGAGGTGAACCCCGCCAACCGCCGCGAGACGGTGCTGCGGGTGACCTCCGAGGGCCGCCGCCTGGTCGAGGACGTCACGGCGGGCCGCCGCCGGGAGATCGCCGCGATCGTCGAACGCCTCGCCCCGGAGCAGCGCACCGCCCTGATCGACGCGCTGAGCGCGTTCGCCGTGGCGGGCGGCGAACCGTCCGTGCCGGGGGACGGCTCGGACGGGTACCCGCTGGGCTGGACGTCCGACCTCCCCGTCCACCACGACGTCTGA
- a CDS encoding cation:proton antiporter, whose amino-acid sequence MHDTTALLVELGSVILGLGIIGRFAGRIGLSPIPLYLLAGLAFGEGGLLPLGASEEFTAVGAEIGVILLLLLLGLEYSASELVTSLKTQYPSGAVDFVLNATPGAVAALLLGWGPVGAVALAGVTWISSSGVIAKVLTDLGRLGNRETPVILGVLVIEDLSMAVYLPLLTAMLAGVGFAGGSIALLIALGTVGFVLYLALRHGRLISRAVSSDNPEMLLLVVLGLTVLVAGVAQELQVSAAVGAFLVGIALSGEVAEGARKLLTPLRDLFAAVFFVFFGLSTNPAEIPPVLLPAALLAVVTVLTKIGTGWYAARRAGIGSRGRWRAGGTLVARGEFSIVIAGLAVATEPRIGPIATAYVLILVIVGPLTARWTQPAVARIQAWRDRNGKDGTRAGEVPAVRPAPAPQEEFVSSAD is encoded by the coding sequence GTGCACGACACGACCGCGCTGCTGGTGGAGCTCGGCTCCGTCATCCTGGGCCTCGGAATCATCGGACGGTTCGCCGGGCGGATAGGGCTCTCGCCGATCCCGCTCTATCTGCTGGCGGGGCTCGCCTTCGGGGAGGGCGGGCTGCTGCCGCTCGGAGCCAGTGAGGAATTCACCGCCGTCGGCGCCGAGATCGGCGTCATTCTGCTGCTGCTCCTGCTCGGTCTCGAGTACAGCGCCTCGGAGCTGGTGACGAGTCTCAAGACGCAGTATCCGTCCGGCGCCGTGGACTTCGTGCTCAACGCGACCCCGGGGGCGGTGGCGGCGCTGCTGCTCGGGTGGGGGCCCGTGGGGGCCGTCGCACTGGCCGGTGTCACCTGGATCTCGTCGTCCGGGGTCATCGCGAAGGTGCTCACCGATCTGGGGCGGCTGGGGAACCGGGAGACGCCCGTCATCCTCGGTGTTCTGGTCATCGAGGACCTGTCGATGGCCGTCTATCTGCCGCTGCTCACCGCGATGCTCGCGGGCGTGGGCTTCGCCGGGGGCAGCATCGCGCTGCTCATCGCGCTCGGCACCGTCGGGTTCGTGCTCTATCTGGCGCTGCGGCACGGGCGGCTGATCAGCCGGGCCGTGTCCTCCGACAATCCGGAGATGCTGCTCCTGGTCGTGCTCGGACTGACCGTCCTGGTGGCCGGAGTGGCACAGGAGTTGCAGGTCTCCGCGGCCGTCGGGGCGTTCCTGGTCGGTATCGCGCTCTCGGGCGAGGTCGCCGAGGGAGCGCGCAAGCTGCTGACACCGCTGCGGGATCTGTTCGCCGCCGTCTTCTTCGTGTTCTTCGGACTCTCCACCAATCCGGCCGAGATTCCGCCGGTACTGCTTCCGGCGGCGCTGCTGGCCGTCGTCACCGTCCTCACCAAGATCGGCACTGGGTGGTACGCGGCCCGGCGGGCCGGGATCGGTTCGCGCGGGCGGTGGCGAGCCGGCGGAACGCTCGTCGCACGCGGCGAGTTCTCCATCGTCATCGCAGGCCTGGCCGTGGCGACCGAGCCCCGTATCGGGCCCATCGCCACCGCGTACGTCCTCATCCTCGTCATCGTCGGACCGCTCACCGCCCGCTGGACCCAGCCGGCCGTGGCCCGGATCCAGGCGTGGCGGGACCGGAACGGCAAGGACGGGACACGGGCCGGTGAAGTTCCCGCGGTCCGTCCGGCGCCCGCCCCCCAGGAGGAGTTCGTCTCCTCCGCCGACTGA
- a CDS encoding cation:proton antiporter regulatory subunit — MGTHRTTLPGVGVQYDYTTESGQHISVVVHHDGRRFIGFYDQDDPDSCRLSVPLTPQEATGLAHLIDAAPIDAVRTEGIDLVTEHIPLGTRSPYGGRLLGDTRARTRTGASIVAVLRTHSAHPSPGPDFRLAIGDTLVVVGTREGVDALSEIIAEG, encoded by the coding sequence ATGGGAACCCACCGCACCACGCTGCCCGGAGTCGGTGTGCAGTACGACTACACGACCGAGTCGGGACAGCACATTTCCGTCGTCGTCCACCACGACGGGCGGCGGTTCATCGGCTTCTACGACCAGGACGATCCTGATTCGTGCCGGCTCTCGGTACCCCTGACTCCGCAGGAGGCCACCGGTCTCGCGCACCTCATCGACGCCGCGCCGATCGACGCGGTACGGACCGAGGGCATCGATCTCGTCACCGAGCACATACCGCTCGGGACGCGCTCTCCGTACGGCGGGCGGCTGCTCGGGGACACCCGGGCGCGGACGCGGACGGGGGCCTCGATCGTGGCCGTGCTGCGGACGCACAGTGCGCATCCGTCGCCCGGGCCGGATTTCCGGCTGGCCATCGGGGACACCCTCGTTGTCGTGGGTACGCGTGAGGGCGTCGACGCGCTCTCCGAGATCATTGCGGAGGGCTGA
- a CDS encoding nitroreductase/quinone reductase family protein, with product MSRSRELKFRAVTSFQRHVVNPLARQSRSQTLLETTGRTSGLPRRTPVGGSRVGQEFWLVSEYGEKSQYVRNIQADPRVRVRIKGQWHTGTAHPLPEDDARARLKRLPRYNSAVVRALGTNLLTVRVDLAD from the coding sequence ATGTCGCGCAGCCGAGAGCTCAAGTTCCGGGCGGTCACGTCGTTCCAGCGGCATGTCGTCAACCCGCTCGCCAGACAGTCGCGGTCGCAGACCCTCCTGGAGACGACGGGCCGCACCTCCGGCCTCCCGCGCCGCACCCCGGTCGGCGGCAGCCGCGTCGGCCAGGAGTTCTGGCTGGTCTCGGAGTACGGCGAGAAGTCGCAGTACGTACGCAACATCCAGGCCGACCCCCGGGTCCGGGTCCGCATCAAGGGCCAGTGGCACACCGGCACCGCCCACCCCCTTCCCGAGGACGACGCCCGCGCCCGGCTCAAGAGGCTGCCGCGCTACAACAGCGCCGTGGTGCGGGCCCTGGGTACGAACCTGCTGACGGTGCGGGTGGATCTGGCGGACTGA
- a CDS encoding flotillin family protein, protein MSPVVTAVIGVVVLLVLLALVVITRYKVAGPSEAFIITGRRGKKSTDPVTGRTSIDNSGQKVVVGGGVFVVPFVQQKFTLDLSSRHIPVAVRGAVTLRGVKSHLEGVAIVKVGGSEEAIRAAAQRFLQQQDGIVGFTQEVLSGALRAIVGRMSVEDIIRDRAAFAGQVAEEAEASLSGQGLILDAFQIQDITTEGSYLEDLGRPEAARAKQEADIAEAIAKRASEQARLKAAEEIAIAERTFYLKQAEIKAETEAAAAKANAAGPLAEAARQQEVLEEQEKVAQRQAALTDRELDTKVRKPADAARYQAEQEAEARRIAQVKEAEADAERSRLTGQGEKLHRSALADAVRIEGEAEAAAIAAKGAAEAEAMQKKADAFAQYGDAAVLQMLVEVLPQVVAKAAEPLSAIDKMTVISTDGASQLSRTVTDNVAQGMELLSSTTGVDLAALLKNLKGGAAAAASADLPDRAPDAAPAASANGKIEITD, encoded by the coding sequence ATGAGCCCAGTCGTGACCGCAGTCATAGGAGTCGTCGTACTCCTGGTACTGCTCGCCCTCGTCGTCATCACCCGCTACAAGGTCGCCGGGCCCAGCGAGGCGTTCATCATCACGGGACGCCGCGGCAAGAAGTCGACCGACCCGGTGACCGGCCGCACCAGCATCGACAACAGCGGCCAGAAGGTCGTCGTCGGTGGCGGAGTCTTCGTCGTCCCGTTCGTCCAGCAGAAGTTCACCCTGGACCTGTCCAGCCGGCACATCCCGGTGGCCGTGCGCGGAGCCGTCACCCTGCGCGGTGTGAAGTCCCACCTCGAAGGCGTCGCGATCGTCAAGGTCGGTGGCAGCGAGGAAGCGATCCGGGCCGCGGCACAGCGATTCCTGCAGCAGCAGGACGGCATCGTCGGCTTCACCCAGGAGGTGCTCTCCGGCGCACTGCGCGCCATCGTGGGCCGGATGTCGGTCGAGGACATCATCCGCGACCGTGCCGCGTTCGCCGGCCAGGTCGCGGAGGAGGCCGAGGCCAGCCTCTCCGGTCAGGGCCTGATCCTGGACGCCTTCCAGATCCAGGACATCACCACCGAGGGCTCCTACCTCGAAGACCTCGGCCGCCCCGAGGCCGCCCGCGCCAAGCAGGAGGCGGACATCGCCGAGGCGATCGCCAAGCGCGCCTCCGAGCAGGCCCGGCTCAAGGCCGCCGAGGAGATCGCGATCGCCGAGCGGACCTTCTACCTCAAGCAGGCCGAGATCAAGGCCGAGACGGAAGCCGCCGCGGCCAAGGCCAATGCGGCGGGCCCGCTCGCCGAGGCAGCCCGCCAGCAGGAAGTTCTGGAGGAGCAGGAGAAGGTCGCCCAGCGCCAGGCCGCACTGACCGACCGCGAACTCGACACCAAGGTCCGCAAGCCCGCCGACGCCGCCCGCTACCAGGCCGAGCAGGAGGCCGAGGCCCGCCGGATCGCCCAGGTCAAGGAGGCCGAGGCGGACGCGGAGCGCTCCCGGCTGACCGGTCAGGGCGAGAAGCTGCACCGCTCTGCCCTCGCCGACGCCGTGCGCATCGAGGGCGAGGCGGAAGCCGCGGCCATCGCGGCCAAGGGTGCGGCCGAGGCCGAGGCCATGCAGAAGAAGGCGGACGCGTTCGCGCAGTACGGCGACGCGGCCGTGCTCCAGATGCTGGTCGAGGTGCTGCCGCAGGTCGTCGCCAAGGCGGCCGAGCCGCTGAGCGCCATCGACAAGATGACCGTGATCTCGACGGACGGCGCGAGCCAACTGTCGCGCACGGTCACGGACAACGTCGCCCAGGGCATGGAACTCCTGAGCTCCACCACGGGAGTCGACCTGGCAGCCCTGCTGAAGAACCTCAAGGGCGGTGCGGCTGCCGCGGCTTCGGCCGATCTGCCCGACCGGGCACCCGACGCCGCCCCCGCCGCATCCGCCAACGGGAAGATCGAGATCACCGACTGA